In Candidatus Cloacimonadaceae bacterium, a genomic segment contains:
- a CDS encoding S24 family peptidase gives MFQELHPLSISPLSGKTIRLPIVAEIAAGSPVEVELDEPLGFIEIPRSLLSYPPPYLVFRVAGSSMEPQILSGDLVICSRDWRGIQINNRIMAFRTPDGITLKKLVLVPKQKTAWLMPINHDFTPVPYTKDSDDLTMIGILDTLIRKYNTAPRCPD, from the coding sequence ATGTTCCAGGAGCTTCATCCCCTCTCTATCTCACCGCTTTCCGGCAAAACCATCCGCCTTCCCATCGTTGCTGAGATCGCCGCCGGTTCCCCAGTGGAAGTGGAACTGGATGAGCCGCTTGGCTTCATCGAAATCCCCCGTTCCCTGCTCTCCTATCCTCCGCCTTACCTTGTTTTCCGGGTGGCTGGCAGCTCAATGGAACCGCAAATCCTCTCCGGTGATCTGGTCATCTGCTCCCGTGATTGGCGCGGCATCCAAATCAACAATCGCATCATGGCTTTCCGCACTCCCGACGGCATTACGCTCAAAAAGCTCGTCCTCGTTCCCAAACAAAAAACCGCCTGGCTCATGCCCATCAATCACGATTTTACCCCCGTCCCTTACACCAAAGACTCCGATGACCTCACTATGATAGGCATCCTCGACACCCTCATCCGAAAATATAATACCGCTCCCCGCTGCCCAGATTAA
- a CDS encoding Mu transposase C-terminal domain-containing protein has translation MDFCAADKRANPALICVQANLPVPAIARKSRFPSRQAESLAVLKALLCDDVLRVQGAGRFSRRQAITQVLALYRNGLTHRRLSALKGDLSSSTVYQWLQKYDGKDHLRLAVNYPRQRGHLVLEDDLSFLTGYMMSSSDRKVQSGLRLLHYWNRRQGRDMLTSDRTLTRAFAAWKTTNHAIYALNRYGEKYVREHLLPMEELDWSLVKQGELWMSDGHRLNFPVLNPLTGKAERPVLVSWFDVAPRMPVGFDLDFTENKRVIGSSFKNGLMSAQYCPCYVKLDNGLGYRSKDISKRLSKAELDELEEDERIAELQISGALYRCGVKKVSFGIPYNSTSKAILERWHGILDNGIESLCPQYSGNSVANKPARMSRNEKFLQRIEAGSALTVIEAKLLIEEWILEVYGQEPHRGIGGRRPMEVFTEGLAEIPAEQRKSAAEFYWLMLSTEVKKLDHNGVKVNGIKYWDEAMVDYVGQQVSVRYEQMDDRFVYVFRSDGFLICRAEARELSDPLATMREDGGLKAMELTGRIKQTRGIMKRLKKATEAHKQLSFQSDDLLQTMIQSGRRLQLTQQSGVTPAVAPAALLVVPPVTPDGEVESADEAIREIYKRLGLESTK, from the coding sequence TTGGACTTCTGCGCAGCGGATAAGCGAGCAAATCCGGCGCTGATCTGTGTGCAGGCGAACCTTCCCGTGCCCGCCATTGCCCGCAAAAGCCGTTTTCCATCGCGTCAGGCGGAGAGCTTAGCGGTGTTGAAGGCGCTGCTCTGTGATGATGTGCTGCGAGTGCAGGGCGCGGGCAGGTTCAGCCGCCGTCAGGCGATTACGCAGGTCTTGGCGCTATATCGCAATGGGCTGACGCATCGGCGCTTATCTGCGCTGAAGGGAGATTTAAGTAGCAGCACGGTGTATCAGTGGCTGCAAAAATACGATGGCAAGGATCACCTGCGGTTGGCGGTCAATTATCCGCGGCAGCGGGGTCATCTGGTTTTGGAGGATGATCTTAGCTTCCTCACGGGTTATATGATGAGCAGCAGTGACCGCAAGGTGCAGAGCGGACTGCGTCTGCTGCATTACTGGAATCGGCGTCAGGGGAGAGATATGCTGACCAGTGACCGTACTTTGACGCGAGCCTTTGCCGCCTGGAAGACCACCAATCATGCGATTTACGCGCTGAATAGGTATGGTGAGAAATATGTGCGGGAGCATTTGCTTCCGATGGAAGAGCTTGATTGGAGCTTAGTGAAGCAGGGAGAGCTGTGGATGTCCGACGGGCACCGGCTGAATTTCCCGGTGCTGAATCCGCTGACGGGTAAGGCGGAGCGTCCGGTGCTGGTTAGCTGGTTTGATGTGGCGCCGCGCATGCCGGTGGGTTTTGATCTGGATTTCACGGAGAACAAGCGCGTGATCGGCAGCAGCTTCAAGAATGGCTTGATGTCGGCTCAATACTGCCCTTGTTACGTGAAGCTTGACAATGGCTTAGGCTATCGCAGCAAGGATATCAGCAAAAGGTTGAGCAAGGCGGAGCTGGACGAGCTAGAGGAAGATGAGCGCATCGCCGAGCTGCAGATCAGCGGAGCGCTCTACCGCTGCGGCGTGAAAAAGGTGAGCTTTGGCATCCCTTACAACTCCACCAGCAAGGCGATATTGGAGCGTTGGCATGGGATATTAGACAATGGCATTGAGAGCCTATGCCCGCAGTATAGCGGCAACAGCGTGGCAAACAAACCGGCGCGGATGAGCCGGAACGAGAAGTTTTTACAGCGCATCGAGGCGGGTAGCGCGCTGACGGTAATCGAGGCGAAGCTTTTGATCGAGGAATGGATACTTGAGGTCTATGGTCAGGAGCCGCACCGCGGAATCGGCGGACGGCGTCCGATGGAGGTATTCACGGAGGGCTTGGCGGAGATTCCCGCGGAGCAGCGCAAGAGCGCAGCCGAGTTCTATTGGCTGATGCTTTCCACTGAGGTCAAAAAGCTGGATCATAACGGTGTCAAAGTCAATGGGATCAAGTATTGGGATGAGGCAATGGTGGATTATGTGGGGCAACAGGTTAGCGTCCGCTATGAGCAGATGGACGACCGGTTTGTCTATGTTTTTCGCAGTGATGGATTCCTGATCTGCCGGGCGGAGGCGCGGGAGCTGAGCGATCCGCTGGCTACCATGCGCGAGGATGGCGGGCTGAAGGCGATGGAGCTGACGGGTAGGATCAAGCAGACGCGGGGGATTATGAAACGCCTGAAAAAAGCCACGGAAGCGCATAAACAGCTTTCCTTCCAGAGCGATGATCTGCTGCAAACGATGATCCAGAGCGGCAGGCGTTTGCAGCTCACGCAACAATCCGGCGTGACGCCGGCGGTGGCGCCGGCTGCTTTGCTTGTTGTCCCGCCGGTTACACCTGACGGAGAAGTCGAATCCGCGGACGAAGCGATTAGGGAGATATATAAAAGGCTGGGGTTGGAATCCACTAAATAA
- a CDS encoding ATP-binding protein yields MRVHLSETENIKSACRALDYLLNRPVAHQPGLGMIYGAPGLGKTQFSQRAALSGHYIYLSAKKADTAKSFIAEVTKLLLQRYHPRETGGGSGTRSALFYRCLDILNENTMPNHLPLLFIDEVDNIVHEKHEGIVGMLRDIVDNSAAIVILVGMQDLRSKIVKLNAHYYNRVVYFCEFKPLSYADTKLLVKDLSEVSLAADLLTSIHSQAKGDARKVIKYIRHYEELAGAHGQSHLDEADAKRLLRVELAEPRTKSLFTAVTGAE; encoded by the coding sequence ATGAGAGTACACTTGAGCGAAACGGAGAACATCAAATCCGCGTGTCGGGCGCTGGATTATCTATTGAATCGTCCGGTGGCGCATCAGCCGGGTCTGGGGATGATTTACGGTGCGCCGGGACTGGGCAAAACGCAGTTCAGCCAGCGGGCGGCGCTCAGCGGGCACTACATCTATCTCTCGGCGAAAAAGGCTGATACGGCAAAGTCATTCATCGCCGAGGTGACCAAGCTGCTGCTGCAGCGCTATCATCCGCGCGAAACCGGCGGGGGATCGGGCACGCGCAGCGCCTTATTTTATCGCTGCCTCGACATCCTAAACGAAAACACTATGCCCAACCACCTGCCGCTGCTGTTCATTGACGAGGTCGATAACATCGTTCACGAAAAGCATGAAGGCATTGTGGGGATGCTGCGTGACATAGTCGATAACAGTGCCGCCATCGTGATTCTGGTGGGCATGCAAGACCTGCGCAGCAAGATCGTGAAGCTGAATGCACATTACTACAACCGCGTGGTTTATTTCTGCGAGTTCAAGCCGCTCAGCTATGCGGATACGAAGCTGCTGGTGAAGGACCTGAGCGAGGTGAGCTTGGCAGCGGATTTGTTGACCAGCATTCACAGCCAGGCAAAGGGGGATGCGCGCAAGGTGATCAAATACATCAGGCATTACGAAGAGCTGGCGGGCGCCCACGGTCAGAGCCATTTGGACGAGGCGGACGCCAAGCGTCTGCTGCGCGTGGAACTTGCCGAGCCGCGGACAAAATCGCTTTTCACAGCAGTTACGGGAGCTGAGTGA
- a CDS encoding host-nuclease inhibitor Gam family protein, with amino-acid sequence MPKKQAQSLVAHDSDHAKLIIWEDVNLALKTLGERTVCKRELENRITEEVNAITAKYQAQTAAVIADIDAITSDIEKYVIEHKDEFAENRSKDFSYGSISCRVSKAVRIISKSVCLKALKALAMTEYIIVKEDPNKEMLKTLSDIELAKVACEFKVTDNISIEPYIEDLTPNLP; translated from the coding sequence ATGCCAAAAAAACAAGCACAATCACTCGTAGCGCATGATTCCGATCATGCGAAGCTAATCATCTGGGAAGACGTCAATCTCGCCCTGAAAACCCTTGGCGAGCGCACCGTGTGCAAGCGCGAACTGGAAAACCGCATCACTGAAGAGGTCAACGCCATCACCGCCAAATATCAGGCGCAGACGGCTGCCGTCATTGCCGATATTGACGCCATCACCTCAGACATCGAAAAATACGTGATCGAGCACAAGGACGAGTTCGCTGAAAACCGCAGCAAGGATTTCAGCTATGGCAGCATCAGTTGCCGCGTGTCTAAAGCCGTGCGCATCATCAGCAAATCAGTCTGTCTCAAAGCGCTCAAAGCGCTCGCCATGACGGAATACATCATCGTGAAGGAAGACCCCAACAAAGAGATGCTCAAGACGCTCTCGGACATCGAGCTTGCGAAGGTCGCCTGTGAATTCAAGGTGACCGACAACATCAGCATCGAGCCGTATATCGAAGACCTCACCCCAAACCTACCATAA